The following proteins are encoded in a genomic region of Neospora caninum Liverpool complete genome, chromosome XI:
- a CDS encoding Derlin-1, related, translated as MAQIDIFFSHLPPVTRFYLFCSTALMLLCTLEIVSPFSLYINYNLVVQRGQLWRIFSCFLFFGTFSLHFFWNVYVLIFYCATLEEHQKSAAFLWMLITTGALLLGLSYLFGVSSYFFSGSMINVMTYIWGRRNPSTRLSVFFISVSAPYLPFVLALMSVLVGWSIADHAIGILVGHVYYFFEDIYPLLPTSKGRRFFRTPRMLLWLFRESAD; from the exons ATGGCCCAAATCGACATCTTCTTCTCGCACCTGCCTCCTGTCACGCGCTTCTACCTGTTTTGCTCGACGGCGCTGATGCTCCTGTGCACCCTCGAGAtcgtctcgcccttctcgctgtACATCAACTACAACCTAGTCGTCCAACGCGGCCAGCTCTGGCGAATCTTCtcgtgcttcctcttcttcggaaccttctctctccacttcttctgGAACGTCTACGTCTTGATTTTCTACTGCGCAACTCTCGAAGAGCACCAGAagagcgccgccttcctctggaTGCTCATCACCACCGGCGCTCTCCTCCTG GGCCTTTCGTACCTCTTTGGCGTCAGTTCCTACTTCTTCAGTGGGTCCATGATCAACGTGATGACCTACATTTGGGGCCGAAGAAATCCGAGCACGCgactctctgtcttcttcatctccgtcAGTGCGCCGTATCTACCCTTTGTCCTCGCCCTCATGTCTGTGTTGGTGGGGTGGAGCATTGCGGACCACGCGATCGGCATCCTCGTGGGGCATGTGTACTACTTCTTCGAGGACATCTACCCTCTTCTGCCGACAAGCAAGGGTCGGCGGTTCTTCCGAACGCCGCGCATGCTTCTCTGGCTCTTCCGAGAGAGTGCAGACTGA